A stretch of the Glutamicibacter sp. JL.03c genome encodes the following:
- a CDS encoding sugar ABC transporter permease: MSTETSNPETAPTFRPFPHPDRRSFGKWFATTGWRHLIGVALCVYSAFPLLYVLSASLNPNGTLLSSNGFFSTIGFQSFIDLFQNEQRPYGAWFANTLIIGLTTAAASVFLGALAAYSFSRMRFTGRRVGLVSLLIVQIFPQLLAVVAIFILLTSLGDVFPALGIDNQIALIMVYLGGALGVNTYLMYGFFNTIPVEIDEAAKIDGAGHARIFFTMILRLVSPILAVVGLLTFISSTSDFVLASVVLVSPENQTLAVGLYSYVSEEFTSNWSVFAAGAVLAAIPVMALFLFLQKYIVGGLTAGAGK, from the coding sequence ATGAGCACCGAAACCTCAAACCCCGAAACGGCTCCGACCTTCCGTCCGTTCCCGCATCCTGACCGGCGAAGCTTCGGAAAGTGGTTCGCCACCACCGGATGGCGGCACCTGATCGGTGTGGCATTGTGCGTCTACTCGGCGTTCCCGTTGCTCTACGTGCTCTCGGCCTCGCTGAATCCCAATGGCACCCTGCTCTCTTCCAACGGGTTCTTCTCGACCATTGGATTCCAGAGCTTCATTGATCTATTCCAGAACGAGCAGCGCCCTTATGGGGCCTGGTTTGCCAACACCCTGATCATCGGGCTCACCACGGCTGCGGCTTCGGTCTTCCTTGGCGCCTTGGCCGCCTACAGCTTTTCGCGCATGAGATTCACCGGACGCCGAGTCGGGTTGGTCAGCTTGCTGATTGTGCAGATCTTCCCGCAGCTGCTTGCCGTGGTGGCCATCTTCATCCTGCTTACTTCGCTGGGCGATGTTTTCCCGGCCTTGGGAATCGACAACCAGATCGCATTGATCATGGTCTACCTTGGCGGAGCGCTGGGCGTGAATACCTACCTGATGTATGGCTTCTTCAACACCATTCCGGTGGAAATCGATGAAGCGGCCAAGATCGACGGCGCCGGGCACGCCCGCATCTTCTTCACCATGATCCTGCGCTTGGTCTCGCCGATTCTGGCAGTCGTCGGCTTGCTGACCTTCATTTCCAGCACCAGCGACTTCGTGCTGGCATCCGTGGTCTTGGTGTCACCGGAAAACCAGACGCTTGCCGTGGGACTGTATTCCTACGTCTCGGAGGAGTTCACCTCCAACTGGTCTGTCTTTGCCGCCGGCGCAGTGCTGGCCGCAATACCTGTGATGGCGTTATTCCTGTTCTTGCAGAAGTACATTGTCGGCGGGCTGACCGCCGGTGCTGGCAAGTAG
- a CDS encoding TetR/AcrR family transcriptional regulator — protein MADNKESSPAPPAKRGRGRPRKDSEFLSLSKELLGQKALDIAGAEGYGALTMHRLALEFGVTPRALYNYVADREEVINLAMQQFLAISPNVEFDCAHWKDSVRDAYSATRSAYRAFPRASQLSMDEKIHVVPGPRRTELMERVLKFYVEMGLTLKQAVGMVRALERDVLGFVLHVDYFYDRRVPGAPDFFSHPVPKEWLDFYPEVPAPYSQQALGLPEQTSDELFDEVIELRILALERLLQINGENLLTPR, from the coding sequence ATGGCCGATAATAAGGAATCTTCCCCCGCGCCACCCGCGAAGCGCGGTCGCGGGCGTCCCCGCAAGGATTCAGAGTTTTTAAGTCTGAGCAAAGAACTGCTGGGACAAAAAGCATTGGACATTGCAGGTGCCGAAGGCTATGGCGCCCTGACCATGCACCGGTTGGCCTTAGAATTCGGGGTGACTCCGCGTGCACTGTACAACTATGTGGCAGATCGCGAAGAAGTCATCAATCTTGCCATGCAGCAGTTCTTGGCCATTAGCCCGAATGTCGAATTCGACTGCGCTCACTGGAAAGACAGCGTGCGCGACGCCTACAGTGCTACGCGATCTGCCTACAGGGCTTTTCCTCGCGCTTCGCAGCTGAGCATGGATGAGAAAATCCATGTCGTGCCCGGTCCACGGCGCACCGAGCTGATGGAACGGGTACTGAAGTTCTACGTCGAGATGGGGCTGACGCTGAAGCAGGCAGTGGGCATGGTTCGCGCGCTGGAACGCGATGTTCTGGGATTCGTGTTGCATGTGGACTACTTCTACGACCGGCGGGTCCCGGGAGCCCCGGATTTTTTCAGCCATCCGGTGCCCAAAGAGTGGCTGGATTTCTATCCCGAGGTTCCGGCGCCCTACTCGCAACAGGCTCTGGGACTGCCAGAACAAACCAGCGACGAGCTATTCGACGAGGTCATCGAACTGCGCATACTCGCCCTTGAACGACTGCTGCAGATCAACGGCGAAAATTTGCTCACCCCACGTTGA
- a CDS encoding MFS transporter, with protein sequence MSPSKTEASQEPGELSVGARWRLLGVLLAAMFMSLVSVSIVNVVLPSIGSTLQASEADMQWVLAGYALTFGVVLVAAGRAGDLLGRGVMFVAGVAIFTAASILAGLAADPMLLNIARFIMGIGSGLLNPQVMGMIQQHFRGAARGRAYGLLGTVVGFSVAVGPVLGGLLINWLGADAGWRSTFLINVPVGILAIVLALLWLPKPLFTKPSGKLDLDPVGGIVLALSIFALLLPFVQGRENPALWWLLAAAVVLLAVWVLWEKKYKDRGREPMVELALFKIRSFTNGTLIAGLYFMGVSSVWVLVAVYVQASQGFTALEAGLICLPAALLSAFSSHIAGRYATTLGRKLVIGGTLSALFGLLATIAVVFFEDRLGLNVWWMLLSLAFIGIAQGFIISPNQALTLMEVPVANSGSAGGLMQTSQRVGTAVGIAVITAVFYGLNHIAGYSVAMELSFVAISLLVVATLLVAVADMRHGHGKPAVSTREEYVPVTTGVQHTANGANDVAGPKEPSQPVDSQP encoded by the coding sequence ATGTCACCAAGCAAGACAGAAGCATCCCAAGAGCCCGGCGAGTTATCTGTTGGGGCCCGGTGGAGGCTTCTCGGAGTCTTGCTCGCAGCGATGTTCATGTCGCTTGTCTCGGTCAGCATCGTCAACGTGGTTCTGCCATCCATCGGGTCGACGCTGCAGGCCAGTGAAGCCGATATGCAATGGGTGCTGGCCGGCTACGCTTTGACTTTCGGCGTTGTGCTGGTTGCTGCTGGGCGTGCGGGCGACCTGCTAGGCCGCGGTGTCATGTTCGTGGCTGGCGTGGCCATCTTCACCGCGGCCAGCATCTTGGCCGGGCTGGCAGCGGACCCGATGCTTCTGAACATCGCGCGTTTCATCATGGGTATTGGCTCCGGCCTGCTCAATCCCCAGGTGATGGGCATGATTCAGCAGCACTTCCGCGGCGCGGCACGAGGCAGGGCTTACGGATTGCTCGGCACCGTGGTCGGATTCTCGGTCGCTGTCGGACCGGTTCTGGGCGGATTGCTGATCAACTGGCTCGGCGCCGATGCCGGCTGGCGGTCGACCTTCCTGATCAACGTGCCCGTGGGGATCCTGGCCATCGTCTTGGCGTTGCTTTGGCTTCCAAAACCGCTATTCACCAAGCCCTCGGGCAAGCTTGACCTGGACCCGGTGGGCGGAATCGTACTGGCCCTGAGCATTTTCGCCTTGCTGCTGCCCTTCGTCCAAGGCCGGGAAAACCCGGCGCTCTGGTGGCTTCTGGCCGCGGCGGTCGTCCTGCTGGCCGTATGGGTCCTGTGGGAGAAGAAGTACAAGGATCGCGGCCGCGAGCCGATGGTCGAGCTGGCGCTGTTCAAGATCCGCAGCTTCACCAACGGCACCCTGATCGCGGGACTGTACTTCATGGGCGTATCCAGCGTCTGGGTGCTGGTGGCCGTCTACGTCCAGGCATCCCAGGGGTTCACTGCCCTCGAAGCCGGACTGATCTGCCTTCCGGCGGCTCTGTTGTCGGCCTTCAGCTCGCATATCGCTGGGCGCTATGCCACGACCTTGGGCCGCAAGCTCGTCATCGGCGGCACGCTCAGTGCGCTGTTCGGCTTGTTGGCCACCATCGCCGTGGTGTTCTTCGAAGATCGCCTTGGCCTGAACGTGTGGTGGATGCTCTTGTCCCTGGCCTTTATCGGCATCGCGCAGGGGTTCATCATTTCCCCGAACCAGGCGCTGACGCTGATGGAAGTGCCTGTGGCTAACTCGGGCAGCGCTGGGGGACTGATGCAGACCTCGCAGCGTGTTGGCACGGCCGTTGGCATCGCGGTGATTACCGCCGTATTCTACGGACTGAATCACATTGCCGGGTACTCGGTGGCGATGGAGCTTTCGTTCGTGGCAATTTCCCTGCTAGTCGTGGCGACCTTGCTGGTGGCGGTCGCCGACATGCGCCACGGCCACGGGAAGCCGGCGGTATCCACCCGCGAAGAGTATGTCCCCGTGACCACGGGCGTACAGCATACGGCGAACGGCGCCAACGATGTCGCTGGTCCCAAGGAACCAAGCCAACCAGTGGACTCCCAGCCCTGA
- a CDS encoding META domain-containing protein, which translates to MKAGQLLGLWGSKDHGQPWLELLHDGRVLGHDGCNRLFGQWVEAADVEFRALGSTRMFCEGIDDWLSRAAIGKLHDDGSMAIFDREEKELGILAKEGKNS; encoded by the coding sequence GTGAAAGCTGGACAGCTGCTTGGCCTCTGGGGCAGCAAGGACCATGGACAACCTTGGCTTGAGCTTCTCCACGACGGTCGCGTTCTCGGACACGATGGCTGCAATCGGCTCTTCGGGCAATGGGTCGAAGCCGCGGACGTGGAATTCAGAGCCCTTGGCAGCACGCGCATGTTCTGCGAGGGCATAGACGACTGGCTATCGCGAGCCGCGATCGGAAAGCTGCACGATGATGGCTCGATGGCCATCTTCGATCGTGAAGAAAAAGAGCTAGGAATCCTCGCCAAGGAAGGCAAGAATTCCTAG
- a CDS encoding fatty acid desaturase family protein: protein MSSSSVLPSPAPSIRPGDPKSFFHVKKLVHDAGLSGRRRGHYLGLGTVLTLLMGSAIAGSILLGHSWFQLLIAAAVGILLTQFAFLAHEAAHRQILSSGKTNDKLGRFLANVVVGISYQWWMNKHNKHHATPNTIGKDPDIEWDTISFQPVDAQRQRGLLKWITQRQGYLFFPLLTLEGVNLHFQSIRYLFTEERTKRRKREIAAIALRVGLYFALIFTFLPVGLAFAFIGVQLAVFGIYMGASFAPNHKGMPMVPGDARIDFFSRQVLTSRNIMARSSWGNRVLSHVFGGLNYQVEHHLFPSMPRANLAAVSGIVRQYCDEHQIPYTVAGIRESYAQVITYLNKVGLSARDPFDCPMVSGYRVSS, encoded by the coding sequence TTGAGTAGCAGTTCCGTACTTCCATCCCCCGCACCCTCGATCAGGCCCGGAGATCCCAAAAGCTTCTTCCACGTCAAGAAACTCGTTCATGATGCAGGTTTATCCGGTCGCCGGCGCGGCCATTATTTGGGTCTTGGCACGGTTCTGACGCTCCTCATGGGTTCGGCCATTGCCGGCTCCATCCTGCTCGGCCACAGCTGGTTCCAGTTGTTGATCGCAGCGGCAGTGGGCATTTTGCTCACCCAGTTCGCTTTCCTGGCCCATGAGGCGGCGCACCGGCAGATCCTGTCTTCGGGCAAAACCAACGACAAGCTGGGCCGGTTCCTGGCCAACGTGGTCGTGGGCATCAGTTACCAGTGGTGGATGAACAAGCACAACAAGCACCACGCCACTCCGAATACCATCGGCAAGGACCCGGATATCGAGTGGGACACGATCTCGTTCCAGCCGGTTGATGCCCAGCGCCAGCGCGGCCTACTTAAATGGATCACGCAACGCCAGGGCTACCTCTTCTTCCCGCTGTTGACTTTGGAAGGCGTGAACCTCCACTTCCAGTCGATCCGCTACCTGTTCACCGAGGAACGCACCAAGCGCCGCAAGCGCGAAATTGCGGCCATTGCGTTGCGCGTTGGCCTGTATTTCGCACTGATCTTCACGTTCTTGCCAGTGGGCTTGGCCTTTGCATTCATCGGAGTGCAGCTTGCGGTTTTCGGAATATACATGGGAGCCTCCTTCGCCCCGAATCACAAGGGAATGCCCATGGTTCCCGGGGACGCACGCATCGACTTCTTCTCCCGCCAAGTGCTCACTAGCCGCAACATCATGGCTCGCTCATCATGGGGAAACCGGGTGCTCTCCCACGTCTTCGGCGGCCTGAACTACCAGGTTGAACACCACTTGTTCCCATCGATGCCCCGGGCAAACCTGGCCGCTGTGTCGGGCATCGTGCGCCAATACTGCGATGAGCACCAGATCCCCTACACCGTAGCGGGCATCCGGGAATCCTACGCCCAGGTGATCACCTATCTGAACAAGGTCGGACTCTCGGCACGGGATCCCTTCGACTGCCCGATGGTGTCCGGCTACCGCGTCAGCTCCTGA
- a CDS encoding ABC-F family ATP-binding cassette domain-containing protein, which translates to MTATLVAKDLAGGHAHRTLFSNLNFTATTADVYGVVGANGAGKSTLLSLLAKAASAQSGTVSTAPDSAFIGWLPQEHERIPGETIAAYLARRTGCAQATARMEETAQELGSGKPGADDAYATAFDHWMASGATDLEDRIPEVLAKLGFTLPVDTEMPALSGGQVARVALAALLLSRFDIVLLDEPTNDLDLAGLELLEEFINALRAPVILVSHDREFLARCTTGIIELDLAQNKVAVYEGGYDSYLAERAINRAHARDAYEQFENQKADLVARARTQREWSSQGVRNAMRKAPDNDKIRRRANSESSEKQAAKVRQMESRIARLEEVAEPRKEWALQFSIAAAPRGSSVMCTLNEAQLAQGGFTFGPVSAQVNAADRIGITGPNGAGKSTLLNLLLGKQAPDQGTASRGTSVSVGEIDQARSQLPGDLPLGHAFELAVPEYSSAEVRTLLAKFGLKADQSSSLVASLSPGERTRASMALLQARGVNLLVLDEPTNHLDVPAIEQLEEALEAYEGALLLVTHDRRLLENVRLTARWEIADGKLAVQY; encoded by the coding sequence ATGACTGCAACGCTCGTGGCCAAAGACCTCGCTGGTGGCCACGCCCACCGAACCCTGTTCTCCAATTTGAACTTCACCGCAACCACTGCGGATGTCTATGGCGTGGTGGGAGCCAACGGCGCAGGAAAATCCACGTTGCTCTCCTTGCTGGCCAAGGCGGCCAGCGCCCAGTCGGGCACCGTGAGCACAGCCCCTGATTCAGCGTTCATCGGTTGGCTGCCGCAGGAACATGAACGCATCCCGGGCGAAACGATCGCAGCCTACCTGGCCCGACGCACCGGCTGCGCGCAGGCCACAGCGCGCATGGAAGAAACCGCCCAGGAACTGGGCAGCGGCAAGCCGGGCGCCGATGACGCCTATGCGACGGCATTTGACCACTGGATGGCTTCGGGAGCGACGGACCTGGAGGACCGGATCCCCGAGGTCCTCGCGAAGCTGGGCTTCACCCTGCCGGTTGACACGGAAATGCCTGCCCTCTCCGGAGGGCAGGTCGCGCGGGTCGCATTAGCCGCCTTGCTGCTCTCCCGCTTCGACATCGTCCTGCTGGATGAGCCAACCAATGATCTTGACTTGGCCGGACTAGAGCTGCTCGAAGAGTTCATCAACGCACTGCGCGCACCGGTCATCCTGGTTTCGCACGACCGCGAATTCTTGGCACGCTGCACCACCGGGATCATCGAATTGGATCTGGCGCAGAACAAGGTTGCCGTCTACGAAGGCGGGTACGACTCCTACCTGGCCGAGCGCGCCATCAACCGCGCCCATGCCCGGGACGCCTATGAACAGTTTGAAAATCAGAAAGCGGACCTCGTTGCCCGCGCTCGAACCCAGCGTGAGTGGTCATCCCAAGGCGTGCGCAACGCCATGCGCAAAGCGCCGGATAATGACAAGATCCGCCGTCGCGCCAACAGCGAATCCTCGGAAAAGCAGGCCGCCAAGGTCCGCCAGATGGAATCGCGCATCGCCCGCTTGGAAGAAGTCGCCGAACCGCGCAAGGAATGGGCCCTGCAGTTTTCCATCGCGGCCGCGCCACGGGGCTCATCGGTGATGTGCACCCTGAACGAAGCACAGCTCGCCCAAGGCGGGTTCACCTTCGGCCCGGTCTCGGCCCAGGTGAACGCCGCAGATCGCATCGGCATCACCGGCCCGAACGGTGCCGGCAAGTCCACGCTGCTCAATCTCCTGCTCGGCAAGCAAGCCCCCGACCAAGGTACCGCGTCACGAGGAACTTCAGTCAGCGTCGGAGAAATCGATCAGGCCCGCAGCCAGCTTCCCGGCGATTTGCCCCTGGGCCACGCCTTTGAGCTGGCCGTCCCTGAATATTCTTCGGCCGAAGTTCGGACGCTCCTGGCGAAGTTCGGGCTCAAAGCGGACCAGTCCAGTTCCCTGGTTGCTTCCTTGTCTCCCGGCGAGCGCACTCGCGCGTCCATGGCGTTGCTCCAGGCCCGTGGGGTGAACCTGCTGGTTCTCGATGAGCCGACCAACCATTTGGATGTCCCTGCCATCGAGCAGCTGGAGGAAGCGCTCGAAGCCTATGAAGGTGCCCTTCTGCTGGTGACCCACGATCGGCGATTGCTTGAGAATGTCCGGCTGACGGCCCGCTGGGAAATTGCGGATGGAAAGCTCGCCGTCCAGTATTAA